TGCAGAAGCGCCTGGCCCCGCGCCtcagctgaagcaactgccaaccAAGTCTCTGCAGAAGCGCCTGGCGCCtcagctgaagcaactgccagCCATACCTCTGCAGAAGCGACCCGTGCCtcagctgaagcaactgccaaccATGTCTCTGCAGAAGCGACTGGCCCCCACGCCtcagctgaagcaactgccaaccATACCTCTGCAGAAGCGGCCGCCAGCCCCCGCTTCCCTGCAGAAGCGGCCGCCGGCCTTGAACAGACTGCTCAACCCCTCAACAAGCTAGATAGGGAGATCATAATTTGGTTTGCCCAACTCCTTAATCGTCTTTCCCCTGTTACTTTGCCTCCATTTGAAGAaaaaggcaaaggtaactgaggtGAGGAATTGTGCAAACTAATGCGCTTGTTTGAAATGAGGTTCTCCTTCACTTGCGCATCATCATGCAAATTGTTTACAGGGGTGAACACTACAATGGTATGAATTGTTTTCAAAACCATACGACTAAAATGTACATCTGATTTGGCCACCATTACTGACACTTAGGTTGTACTGGTATGATTTTGATTTGGCCTGGTGTTCCTGCTACTCTTGCATGATTTGTTCAATAAACAATTTGACTTCCAAAATGCCTTGTCTTTTAAATGTGGGTTTCTCTTCTGCCTACCATGTGTTTGCTGATTGGGGACAGACTGGGTCTGGAGGAAAAGGGATTGTGGGTCACACCACTTGTGGAAACAGATTTGTTTAATTTTGTTTCTGGTAGTTGAGGAAAGGTTGACTGCCTTGTTTTAATTCCtcattgtttgcatagtcaacacacacttaccccaccaggggtcttttcacagtccccaaatcaaGAACAAATTAAACGCACAGTATTAAATAGCGCCATGATTggatggaactcccttccatatAGTGCAAGAGACCAGCAACTCgggtttaaaaaacaaaacaaagcaacacctcacggcacaacgcctctcccccatgtgacctattggttgtgtgtatatgtaaatgagatgcacaaacacacacatttaaaacatGTAAATTGCCAAGTATTTTTTtttgtgtcagaccccagtaagactagctgacatcggctaatggggatccttaaaaaaatatattcaactataaaacctgttatggcaaaTAGTTCCCCTcagggaactccaccccccccattcagctgaaaaggtggcgcagggaattaaaaaatattatttcgaaatatttaactttcacacattaacaagtccaatacgtcaaatgaaagaaacatcttgttcatctacccatgtccgatttttttgtaaaaatttttacagcgaaaacatatatttatgttagaccaccaccaaatcaaagggaaaacgcagccattttttccaggcAAAGAGAGTCAaaaaagcaggattagagataaaatgaatcactaaccttttgaaaatcgtcatcagatgacactcatatatgttacacaatacatttgttttgttcaataatatgcatatttatatccacaaatctcggtttacattgacgccatgttcagaactgcctccaaaatatccaaaGGAATtgtagaaagctacgccagataacagaaatactcataaactttgactaaagatacatgttctacatataattaaagatacactggttcttaatgcaaccgctgtgtcagattttttttaaacgttacggaaaaagcctaacattgcaataatctgagacggcgcgcAGACGTAAAAGTATTTCTCCTCCATGTTGgcgtcaacagaaatacgaaattacaacataaatattcccttacctttgatgatctttcatcagaatgtagtgctaggagtcctagttccacaataaatcgttgttttgttccataatgtccaatactagtgtccaagtagctgcatttgctatcactttcagctcacgtgcccaaaaactgactgctggtccaggataactcgcacgaaaacttccaaaatatatattccaggtcaaataaactggtcaaactaaggaGAGAATCAATCTTcgggatgttattatcatatatatccaataacgttccaaccggatcatacgttttcagctGGAGCCAAATGGAACTATCAGagtgctaccagatccatatctcgttgggagaggagggggtgatgaTGTCAAAGTTGCCCCGCATTCAGAATTTgacttcttgtttggaagattgccttccctatgagttctgttatactcacatacataattcaaacagttttagaaacttc
The genomic region above belongs to Oncorhynchus tshawytscha isolate Ot180627B unplaced genomic scaffold, Otsh_v2.0 Un_contig_1835_pilon_pilon, whole genome shotgun sequence and contains:
- the LOC121842025 gene encoding arf-GAP with SH3 domain, ANK repeat and PH domain-containing protein 1-like — protein: MSLQKRLAPAPQLKQLPTKSLQKRLAPQLKQLPAIPLQKRPVPQLKQLPTMSLQKRLAPTPQLKQLPTIPLQKRPPAPASLQKRPPALNRLLNPSTS